Proteins encoded within one genomic window of Vanrija pseudolonga chromosome 3, complete sequence:
- the set10 gene encoding Ribosomal lysine N-methyltransferase set10 has protein sequence MAPTADFIEWFTHAGGYISPSAELREETHGLGLFATKAIAPDARLISTPFKLAITPALASASIEAVTGVAGASLTWPEGSEHAGEKWNERMLAAAYIGLHWVYADKGGEAPAALAHYPYIRALPPAADLTTPLFFSAEERQLLAGTNLAGAVADREREWGTESAVLRAVLKEDGLTWERYLAVATYLSSRAFPSHLLTLPDGQAQAPSTDAESYPVLLPGLDLLNHTRGQPILWLSSRIAGPGPDGTPIEAISFVAPAAIETGAEIFNNYGAKSNEALLLGYGFVLDANPDDTVVLRLGTGALPPDAKARLDAKGLDAVERFAVGRDGELPKQLLEVVRAMLGEDEHEHDHSDDEDDEHACYEAEEKGLNLELDVLGMLGQMIEDKLAKLKAGGVPGADAKVRPEVARLVKVYRDGQEAILTAALDKLGERVDRIEGLIDESPGCGCGC, from the exons ATGGCACCCACGGCGGACTTTATCGAGTGGTTCACCCACGCAGGGGGATACATCAGCCCctcggccgagctgcgcgagg AAACGCACGGGCTCGGACTGTTCGCGACGAAGGCCATCGCGCCTGACGCGCGCCTCATCTCCACGCCGTTCAAGCTGGCCATCACGCCCGCGCTAGCGAGTGCCTCGATAGAGGCTGTGActggcgtcgctggcgctTCGCTCACCTGGCCCGAAGGtagcgagcacgccggcgagaaGTGGAACGAGCGCATGCTCGCGGCTGCTTATATCGGCCTGCACTGGGTCTACGCCgacaagggcggcgaggc ACCGGCAGCCCTCGCGCACTACCCCTACATCCGCGCGctgccccccgccgccgacctcaccaccccgctcttcttctcggccgaAGAGCGCCAGCTGCTGGCGGGCACGAACCTCGCTGGCGCGGTCGcggaccgcgagcgcgagtgggGCACTGAGAGCGCTGTGTTGCGCGCCGTACTCAAGGAGGATGGCTTGACCTG GGAACGatacctcgccgtcgcgaccTACctctcctcgcgcgccttccCGAGccacctcctcaccctccctGACGGCCAAGCGCAGGCGCCGTCCACTGACGCCGAGTCATACCCCGTCCTCCTGcccggcctcgacctcctgaACC ACACCCGCGGCCAGCCAATCCTCTGGCTCTCGTCTCGCATTGCTGGCCCCGGCCCCGACGGGACACCGATCGAGGCCATTTCCTTCGTCGCTCCTGCAGCCATTGAgaccggcgccgagatcTTCAACAACTACGGCGCCAAGTCGAACGAGGCGCTGTTGCTGGGTTACGGCTTTGTGCTGGATGCCAACCCCGACGACACGGTCGTGCTGCGTCTCGGCACGggcgcgctgccgcctgacgccaaggcgcgccTAGATGCCAAGGGCCTAGACGCGGTTGAGCGCTTCGCTGTCGGAcgggacggcgagctgccAAAGCAGCTACTTGAGGTGGTCCGTGCCAtgctgggcgaggacgagcacgagcacgaccacagcgatgacgaggacgacgagcacgcgtgCTACGAGGCGGAAGAAAAAGGGCtcaacctcgagctcgacgtgctcggcatGCTGGGGCAGATGATCGAGGACAAGctggccaagctcaaggcgggCGGAGTGCCTGGAGCAGACGCCAAGGTCCGCCCAGAGgtcgcccgcctcgtcaaGGTGTACCGCGATG GCCAGGAGGCCATCCtcaccgcggcgctcgacaagctcggcgagcgcgtcgaccgcaTCGAGGGCCTGATTGACGAGAGCCCAGGGTGCGGGTGTGGCTGCTAG
- the AN1503 gene encoding putative 4-hydroxy-2-oxoglutarate aldolase, mitochondrial: MPTQLPGGIYVPVVTFFEATRAQALDLPTHAGHITRLAAAGVAGIVVMGSTGEAVTLSREERNELVRSTKAALTAANSSALVIAGTVGAQSTAQAIELSNDAAASGADFTLTLPPSYYPGVMTDDALAAYYEEVASNTSIPLIIYSYPAVSGGINMDSDLIARLAKHPNIAGIKHTDHDVGKIARVVAASDPATFTVLGGATDYLLGTLSYGGRGAITGLANIAPRACLRAYEAHVAGEHDTALAYAAAVSTAEGAFVKAQLTGLKYGTVWAAGLPDSAALGRRPLPPCPENMRDWVRAKCDGVLALERALEAEGWSGRPTSAKANGANGH; this comes from the exons atgcCCACCCAGCTCCCAGGCGGAATCTACGTCCCCGTCGTGACCTTCTTcgaggcgacgcgcgcgcaggcgctcgacctgcccaCGCACGCTGGGCACATCACGCGCCTTGCGGCCGCTGGCGTCGCGGGTATCGTCGTTATGGGGTCCACTGGCGAGGCGGTCACGCTGAGCCGCGAGGAACGGAACGAG ctcgTCCGCTCCACCAAAgccgcgctcaccgccgccaactcCTCCGCCCTAGTGATcgccggcaccgtcggcgcgcagTCGACCGCGCAGGCAATCGAGCTGagcaacgacgccgccgcgtccggcGCAGACTTCACGCTCACCCTCCCGCCGTCGTACTACCCGGGCGTGATGACCGACGACGCCCTGGCAGCCTACTACGAGGAAGTGGCCTCCAACACGTCTATCCCGCTCATCATCTACTCGTACCCCGCCGTCTCGGGCGGGATCAACATGGACTCTGATCTGATTGCGCGGCTGGCAAAGCACCCGAACATTGCGGGCATCAAGCACACCGACCATGACGTGGGCAAGATTGCGCGTGTCGTGGCCGCGAGCGATCCGG CCACCTTCACggtccttggcggcgcgacAGACTATCTCCTCGGCACGCTGTCCTACGGCGGCCGGGGCGCGATCACGGGCTTGGCGAACATTGCCCCgcgcgcctgcctgcgcgcgTACGAGGCCCACGTCGCAGGCGAgcacgacacggcgctcgcgtacgctgccgccgtgtcgacggccgagggcgcgtTCGTGAAAGCCCAGCTCACCGGGCTCAAGTACGGCACTGTCTGGGCTGCCGGCCTGCCCGACTCGGCCGCGCTCGGACGCAGGCCGCTGCCCCCCTGCCCGGAGAACATGCGCGACTGGGTGCGTGCCAAgtgcgacggcgtgctcgcgctcgagagggcgctcgaggccgaggggtGGAGtgggcggccgacgagcgctAAGGCCAACGGCGCGAATGGGCACTAg
- the FDH1_1 gene encoding S-(hydroxymethyl)glutathione dehydrogenase produces MSSTEGKTITCKAAVAWEAGKPLSIETVEVAPPKEGEVRIKILYSGICHTDDYTLSGKDPEGAFPVILGHEGGGIVESVGAGVTDVKVGDHVVPLYTAECKQCKFCLSGKTNLCGAVRATQGKGVMPDGTSRFTCKGKPLFHFMGTSTFSQYTVVSKYSVVAVDPKASLEKACLLGCGITTGYGAATKTPGIEKSNVAVFGIGCVGLSVIQGARAKEATRIFAIDTNPKKKEWAEKFGATDFINPLDLPKGQSVVDYLIEKTDGGLDFTFDCTGNVQVMRQALESCHKGWGVCNIIGVAPAGAEIATRPFQLVTGRVWKGSAFGGVKGRTELPGLVGDYLDGKLWVDQFVTHHETLDNINKGFDDMHSGDCIRCVLDMQDQ; encoded by the exons ATGTCGTCCACTGAGGGAAAG ACTATTACCTgcaaggccgccgtcgcctgggAGGCTG gcaAGCCCCTCTCGATTGAGACTGTCGAGGTCGCTCCTcccaaggagggcgaggtccGTATCAAGATCCTCTA CTCGGGTATCTGCCACAC CGACGACTACACCCTCTCCGGCAAGGACCCCGAGGGTGCCTTCcccgtcatcctcggccacgagggcggtggtatcgtcgagtcggtcggcgccggcgtcaccgacgtcaaggtcggcgaccaCGTCGTTCCCCTCTACACTGCCGAGTGCAAGCAGTGCAAGTTCTGCCTTTCGGGCAAGACCAACCTCTGTGGTGCTG TCCGCGCTACCCAGGGCAAGGGTGTCATGCCTGACGGAACCTCGCGCTTCACCTGCAAGGGCAAGCCCCTCTTCCACTTCATGGGCacctcgaccttctcgcaGTACACCGTCGTGTCCAAGTACTCggttgtcgccgtcgaccccaAGGCGTCGCTCGAGAAGGCCTGTCTCCTTGGCTGTGGTATCACCACCGGCTACGGAGCTGCCACCAAGACCCCCGGCATTGAGAAGTCCAACGTTGCCGTCTTCGGTATCGGCTGTGTCGGCCTCTCGGTTATCCAGGGTGCccgcgccaaggaggccaCCCGCATCTTCGCCATCGACACCAaccccaagaagaaggagtGGGCTGAGAAGTTCGGTGCCA CCGACTTCATCAACCCCCTCGACCTTCCCAAGGGCCAGAGCGTTGTCGACTACCTGATCGAGAAGACGGACGGCGGTCTCGACTTCACCTTTGACTGCACTGGCAACGTGCAGGTTATGCGTCAGGCACTCGAGTCGTGCCACAAGGGCTGGGGCGTGTGCAACATTATCGGTGTTGCccccgccggtgccgagaTTGCCACCCGACC ATTCCAGCTCGTTACCGGCCGTGTCTGGAAGGGTTCGGCCTTTGGCGGTGTCAAGGGCCGCACCGAGCTCCCCGGCCTCGTTGGCGACtacctcgacggcaagctctGGGTTGACCAGTTTGTCACTCACCACGAGACGCTCGACAACATCAACAAGGGCTTTGACGACATGCACTCTGGCGACTGCATCCGTTGCGTCCTCGACATGCAGGACCAGTAA
- the rhmA_0 gene encoding 2-keto-3-deoxy-L-rhamnonate aldolase, with protein MASALSTKLHLKNALAAGQQGIGFWLTFPGPHVVRAVSGIKGFNWACVDGEHGAIADPDYYELCNALASNGVSPIIRVPNAEEWMVKRALDAGAHGVMTPMCHTAEDARKIVSWNKYPPRGTRGFGPIYTGHAFGNAAEADYGAAADDSLIVMVQIESRAGVENVEEIAKVDGLDVLLIGPFDLSKSMGVPFGGEEHQAAIARILAASKAAGKAAAIFCVNGDQAATRLAEGFEVVSIGTDIGSLVADMTKQVAAATGVSAAKKGGAYS; from the exons ATGGCCTCCGCCCTCTCCACCAAGCTCCACCTCAAGaacgcgctcgctgccgggCAGCAGGGCATCGGCTTCTGGCTGAC CTTCCCCGGCCCGCACGTCGTGCGCGCTGTTTCCGGCATCAAGGGGTTCAACTGGGCgtgcgtcgacggcgagcacggcgccatcgccgacCCGGACTACTATGAG CTCTGCAACGCCCTCGCGTCCAACGGCGTCTCGCCCATCATCCGCGTGCCCAACGCCGAGGAGTGGATGGTCaagcgcgccctcgacgccggcgcccacGGCGTCATGACCCCCATGTGTCACACTgct GAGGACGCCCGCAAGATTGTCTCGTGGAACAAGTACCCTCCGCGCGGAACCCGCGGCTTTGGCCCCATCTACACGGGGCACGCGTTcggcaacgccgccgaggccgactacggcgcggcggccgacgactcCCTGATCGTCATGGTGCAgatcgagtcgcgcgcgggcgtcgagaacgtcgaggagattgccaaGGTCGACGGGCTGGACGTGCTGCTTATCGGGCCGTTCGACCTGTCCAAGTCGATGGGCGTGCcctttggcggcgaggagcaccaGGCGGCGATTGCGCGTATCCTCGCTGCGTCCAAGGCGGCcggcaaggccgccgccatcttCTGCGTCAACGGCGACCAGGCCGccacgcgcctcgccgagggcttTGAGGTCGTGTCGATCGGCACGGATatcggctcgctcgtcgccgacatgACCAAGCAGGTCGCTGCGGCCACTggcgtctcggccgccaagaagggcggcgCGTACAGCTAG
- the fox-2_0 gene encoding Peroxisomal hydratase-dehydrogenase-epimerase, whose protein sequence is MAAAPLDFKDLVVLITGAGGGIGRAYSHFFGSRGAKVVVNDVALAPAQKVVDEIVKAGGQAVPAVGSVTEGQLVVDQAVKAFGTVHVVINNAGILRDKSFRKMTDAEFDIIVAVHLTGAFSITKAVWPLFRAQKFGRVINTASPAGLYGNGGQVNYSAAKMGLVAFSRTLAKEGVKYNIKSNTIVPLAASPMTETVMPPDFLKALQPEWIAPLVGILTSKNGPDVTGRIFEVGAGFFSEVRWERTKGVIYKTDDSFTVEAVEARWKEVQDFTDAQHPTDAEAQDMLAVVEAQPKLPKNPQGAPISFKDQTVIITGAGAGLGRAYALLYGKLGANVVINDVSAENANKVVEEVKALGAKAVAAVSSAEDGEGIVKTAIDAFGKVHILVANAGILRDKAFVNMTQQQWDQVLAVHLRGTYKCAKAVWPYFHEQKYGRIIVTASPNGIYGAHGQVNYGTAKAALIGFTKALAVEGKKSNILVNSIAPRAGTAMTETVWTKEMVAIFKPDFVAPVVAYLTSDKYNQTAGLYEVFGGYVAQVRWERSYGTTFPNNHIATPEQVLARWKDITTFDNRSTHPSSPAESFQQIMANFDNVEEDAEQDYVDPEDPEVVKEAKRNSKTESEFTYTNRDVILYNLGIGAKAKELDWTYENADNFGALPTFGVIPQFEAQAGLSFDFVPNFNPATLLHGEQYLAIKAPIPTEGTLVSTVRLREVLDKGKAAAVTSIVETHDKATGDLIFVNEGTVFLRGSGGFGGKKAGSDRGPATAANVPPKRAPDAVVEEKTSEDQAALYRLSGDYNPLHIDPSFSKIGGFPKPILHGLCSFGIAGKHVLKTFGAYEDIKVRFAGVVIPGETLVTEMWKEGNKVIFNVKVRERNAVAISNAAVTLVPGASLKSKL, encoded by the exons ATGGCCGCTGCTCCCCTCGACTTCaaggacctcgtcgtcctcatcaccggtgccggtggtggtaTTGGCAGGGC TTACTCGCACTTCTTCGGCTCGCGCGGtgccaaggtcgtcgtcaacgaTGTCGCTCTCGCCCCTGCCCAGAAGGTCGTTGACGAGATCGTCAAGG CTGGTGGCCAGGCCGTCCCCGCTGTCGGATCGGTCACCgagggccagctcgtcgtcgaccaggccGTCAAGGCCTTCGGCACCGTCCACGTCGTCATCAACAACGCTGGTATCCTCCGTGACAAGTCGTTCCGCAAGAtgaccgacgccgagtttGACATCATCGTCGCTGTCCACCTTACCGGTGCCTTCTCGATCACCAAGGCCGTCTGGCCCCTCTTCCGTGCCCAGAAGTTTGGCCGTGTCATCAACACCGCCTCGCCTGCTGGTCTCTACGGCAACGGTGGCCAGGTCAACTACTCGGCTGCTAAGA TGGGCCTTGTCGCCTTCTCGCGCaccctcgccaaggagggcgTCAAGTACAACATCAAGTCGAACACGATCGTTCCCCTtgccgcctcgcccatgACCGAGACTGTTATGCCCCCCGACTTCCTCAAGGCTCTCCAGCCCGAGTGGATCGCCCCTCTTGTTGGTATCCTCACCTCCAAGAACGGCCCCGACGTCACTGGCCGCATCTTCGAGGTCGGAGCCGGCTTCTTCTCCGAGGTCCGCTGGGAGCGCACCAAGGGTGTCATCTACAAGACTGACGACTCGTTcaccgtcgaggccgtcgaggcccgcTGGAAGGAGGTCCAGGACTTCACCGACGCCCAGcaccccaccgacgccgaggcccaggacatgcttgccgtcgtcgaggctcAGCCCAAGCTCCCCAAGAACCCCCAGGGTGCCCCCATCTCGTTCAAGGACCAGACTGTCATCATCactggtgccggtgccggtcTCGGCCGTGCCTACGCTCTCCTCTACGGCAAGCTCGGTGCCAACGTCGTCATCAACGATGTCAGCGCTGAGAACGCCAACaaggttgtcgaggaggtcaaggccctcggtgccaaggccgtcgccgccgtctcgtccgccgaggacggcgagggcatTGTCAAGACTGCCATTGACGCCTTCGGCAAGGTCCACATCCTTGTTGCCAACGCCGGTATCCTCCGTGACAAGGCCTTTGTCAACATGACCCAGCAGCAGTGGGACCAGGTTCTCGCTGTTCACCTCCGCGGAACCTACAAGTGCGCCAAGGCCGTCTGGCCCTACTTCCACGAGCAGAAGTACGGCCGTATCATTGTCACTGCGTCGCCCAACGGTATCTACGGTGCCCACGGCCAGGTCAACTACGGCACTGCCAAGGCTGCCCTCATCGGCTTCACCAAggctctcgccgtcgagggcaagaagtCGAACATTCTTGTCAACTCGATTGCCCCTCGTGCTGGTACTGCCATGACCGAGACCGTCTGGACCAAGGAGATGGTTGCCATCTTCAAGCCCGACTTTGtcgcccccgtcgtcgcctacCTTACCTCGGACAAGTACAACCAGACTGCCGGCCTCTACGAGGTGTTTGGCGGTTACGTTGCCCAGGTCCGCTGGGAGCGCAGCTACGGTACCACCTTCCCCAACAACCACATTGCCACCCCCGAGCAGGTTCTCGCCCGTTGGAAGGACATCACCACCTTTGACAACAGGTCgacccacccctcctcgcccgccgagtCGTTCCAGCAGATCATGGCCAACtttgacaatgtcgaggaggatgccgagcAGGACtacgtcgaccccgaggaccccgaggtcgtcaaggaggccaagcgcaACTCCAAGACCGAGTCCGAGTTCACCTACACCAACCGCGACGTCATCCTCTACAACCTCGGCATtggcgccaaggccaaggagctcgactGGACCTACGAGAACGCCGACAACTTTGGTGCCCTCCCCACCTTTGGTGTCATCCCCCAGTTCGAGGCCCAGGCTGGTCTCAGCTTTGACTTTGTCCCCAACTTCAACCCTGCTACTCTGCTTCACGGCGAGCAGTACCTTGCCATCAAGGCGCCCATCCCTACCGAGGGCACCCTCGTCAGCACTGTCCGCCTCCGCGAAGTCctcgacaagggcaaggccgctgccgtcACCTCGATCGTCGAGACGCACGACAAGGCCACTGGCGACCTGATCTTCGTCAACGAGGGCACCGTCTTCCTCCGTGGCTCGGGTGGCTTTGGCGGCAAGAAGGCTGGCTCTGACCGTGGCCCCGCGACCGCTGCCAACGTTCCCCCCAAGCGTGCCCCCGACGCCGTTGTCGAGGAGAAGACTTCGGAGGACCAGGCCGCTCTCTACCGTCTGTCGGGCGACTACAACCCCCTGCACATTGACCCCTCGTTCTCCAAGATTGGCGGCTTCCCCAAGCCCATCCTCCACGGCCTCTGCTCGTTCGGTATTGCCGGCAAGCACGTTCTCAAGACGTTCGGCGCCTACGAGGACATCAAGGTCCGCTTCGCTGGTGTTGTCATCCCCGGCGAGACCCTTGTCACCGAGATGTGGAAGGAGGGCAACAAGGTCATCTTCAACGTCAAGGTCAGGGAGCGCAACGCTGTTGCCATCTCCAACGCCGCCGTCACTCTTGTCCCCGGCGCTTCGCTCAAGTCGAAGCTCTAA
- the viaf gene encoding Viral IAP-associated factor produces the protein MVNPNEDSEFNDALRAHGILPPKPPSRPPSPDIPHITHADAVRAIASTADADQLGNLLEADNIDSDDERMFEDYRRRRIAEMRAEEKRGRFGSLEPLAREDFVREVTEGSKLNADGKVEPEEPAPGSDDEEDNKPALLRARKLKGTGVVVFLFKDSIPLSQHLRPLLAQLAAAHPETKFLSIPATMCIPNYPDKNVPTLLIYRNGDMVGNLIAGAGMNGLKTTVRELEALLIRYTAIDKPSAALRSAARANDSDDSDLDSDGGDVGTVNARSGGIRSGGGLGTASGGGRAARRGQDSDDDSDFDL, from the exons ATGGTCAACCCAAACGAGGACAGCGAGTT caacgacgcgctgcgcgcgcacggcatCCTGCCGCCCAAGCCTCCCTCGCGCCCACCGTCCCCCGACATCCCGCACATCACGCATGCCGATGCGGTGCGCGCGatcgcgtcgacggccgacgccgaccagctgGGAAACCTTCTGGAAGCGGACAACAttgactcggacgacgagcgcatgTTTGAAGACTACCGCCGGAGACGGATCGCCGAGATgcgggccgaggagaagcgcggGCGCTTCGGCAgcctcgagccgctcgcgcgcgaggactTTGTGCGCGAGGTCACCGAGGGCTCCAAGCTCAatgccgacggcaaggtcgagccAGAGGAGCCCGCACCggggagcgacgacgaggaagacaaCAAgcccgccctcctccgcgcgcgcaagctgaAGGGCACcggtgtcgtcgtcttcctgTTCAAGGACTC AATACCCCTCTCGCAGCACCTTcgcccgctcctcgcccagctgGCAGCCGCTCACCCCGAGACCAAGTTCCTCTCCATCCCCGCGACCATGTGCATCCCCAACTACCCCGACAAGAACGTCCCCACGCTGCTGATCTACCGCAACGGCGACATGGTCGGCAACCTCATCGCGGGCGCTGGCATGAATGGCCTCAAGACGACCGTGCGGG aactcgaggccctcctcaTCCGTTACACTGCGATTGACaagccgtcggcggcgctgcggtcAGCGGCCCGTGCCAACGATTCAGACGACTCGgacctcgactcggacggcggcgatgtgGGCACTGTCAATGCTCGCAGTGGAGGCATCAGGTCGGGTGGAGGGTTGGGCACGGCGAGTGGAGGTGGCCGTGCCGCCAGGCGCGGGcaggacagcgacgacgattCAGACTTTGACTTGTAA
- the MAN1C1 gene encoding Mannosyl-oligosaccharide 1,2-alpha-mannosidase IC, producing the protein MSSGKYDVESGTLANGSRSLRRQLGGRRGRLLLGALLIGGVILYLNGPGSAPAPARSAQVHVPGGGGSGGKLGNDDIWDSDSGLDDHDAAPSPAPGKSDPRPLGEHYIVDKYGDHYFPHHSRDIAPMHPRKTDLMDPALLFPEVDDKWLKPPAGDKFPDSRLREIVSEEQEEVAPVAPQELPSDSFAANWKGQEGWDAPRGRIQDMQWPGFKKARSGWETDAQKKVREERRAAVKRGFVYAWQAYKDKAWGHDEVKPFTQTYKDPFNGWGASIIDTLDTMLILGLKEEYDLCRPHINQLNFHWITGRDWSRGYVAPESEVDSKGKPWSIQRDRTTGMMVFETGIRYLGGLLGAYDLTGDKLVLERAEELAGILGKAFNTRSGLPQGSRFDPGQEGGVYSLHAVSPAEVGSMTLEMTRLSQATGNRTWYDLVQRATDYLDEHVAPRSKYHPLIPMHFIPDSKTPIDGSYSFGAMTDSYFEYLIKQFKLIGGGRLGHQYKRLYQDSIDAARRILWAEVDILDKHDLFTIGKLEGGKLKREVEHLACFAGAMLGMGAKLLDRPMDMDSALRFTGTCYWLSAATKTGIQPELVHFYDKDDARLWVNKTRDTERIVHAPVEVPDKDARDYDYNIMFRDYKGQWLFNDDQTPVSENSGRKGSEALEYYRYLNGDVPGAQRVTPYYINRPETIESVFYMYRLTGDRKWQDKGWHMFQSWMKTAKVPGGISSVQNVNADKIVYGDNMESFIFAETFKYHYLLQSEPDFMSLDDYVLNTEAHPFIATDDIKPGSQGFWTPPETEPDLGVRGQGTDAQKWMRVAELGRYRSRHKHAIPDNLPPPPDRPPRPQGGGRVAGMGMGGGGGDPNNRPQPPADFKLNQY; encoded by the exons ATGTCCTCCGGCAAGTACGACGTCGAGTCGGGCACGCTCGCGAacggctcgcgctcgctgcggcgccagctcggcgggcggcgcgggcgcctgctcctcggcgcgctcctcatcggcggcgtgatCCTGTACCTCAACGGACCTGGcagcgcgcccgcgcccgcgcgcagcgcgcaggtCCACGtccccggcggcggagggtcgggcggcaagctcggcaacgacgaTATCTGGGACTCGGACTCTGgtctcgacgaccacgacgcagCACCGTCCCCCGCCCCGGGCAAGTCGGACCCGCgccccctcggcgagcacTACATTGTCGACAAGTACGGCGACCACTACTTCCCACACCACTCGCGCGACATCGCGCCCATGCACCCGCGCAAAACCGACCTCATGGACCCCGCGCTCCTATtccccgaggtcgacgacaagTGGCTCAAGCCCCCCGCGGGCGACAAGTTCCCCGACTCGCGCCTTCGCGAGATCGTGtccgaggagcaggaggaggtggcgccTGTTGCCCCTCAAGAGCTGCCGTCCGACTCGTTTGCCGCCAACTGGAAGGGGCAGGAAGGGTGGGACGCGCCCCGCGGCAGGATACAGGACATGCAGTGGCCTGGGTTCAAGAAGGCGCGCTCTGGCTGGGAGACGGACGCGCAGAAGAAGgtccgcgaggagcgccgcgcggccgtcAAGCGCGGCTTCGTCTACGCGTGGCAGGCGTACAAGGACAAGGCCTGGG GTCATGACGAGGTCAAGCCGTTTACCCAGACGTACAAGGACCCTTTCAATGG CTGGGGCGCGTCGATCATCGACACCCTCGACACGATGCTCATTCTGGGACTGAAGGAGGAGTATGACCTGTGCCGGCCGCACATCAACCAGCTCAACTTCCACTGGATCACCGGACGCGACTGGAGCAGGGGGTACGTCGCGCCAGAGTCTGAGGTCGACAGCAAGGGCAAGCCGTGGAGCATCCAGCGCGACCGCACGACCGGCATGATGGTGTTCGAGACGGGTATCCGctacctcggcggcctgctcggcgcgtaCGACCTGACGGGCGACAAGCtggtgctcgagcgcgccgaggagctcgcgggtatcctcggcaaggcgtTCAACACGCGCTCCGGCCTGCCCCAGGGCAGCCGCTTCGACCCGGGCCAGGAGGGCGGCGTGTACTCGCTGCATGCCGTCTCGCCTGCCGAAGTCGGCAGCATGACCCTCGAGATGACCCGCCTCAGCCAGGCGACGGGCAACCGCACCTGGTACGACCTGGTGCAGCGCGCCACCGACTACCTCGACGAGCATGTCGCCCCGCGCTCAAAGTACCACCCGCTCATCCCCATGCACTTTATCCCCGACTCCAAGACGCCAATCGACGGCTCGTATTCTTTCGGCGCCATGACCGACTCATACTTTGAGTACCTCATCAAGCAGTTCAAGCTCATCGgaggcggccgcctcgggcacCAGTACAAGCGCCTGTACCAGGACTCTATCGACGCTGCACGTCGTATCCTGTGGGCCGAGGTTGATATCCTCGACAAACACGACCTTTTCACCatcggcaagctcgagggcggcaagctcaagcgcGAGGTTGAGCACCTCGCGTGCTTTGCAGGTGCCATGCTCGGCATGggcgccaagctcctcgaccgcccAATGGACATGGACTCTGCGCTGCGGTTCACAGGCACATGCTACTGGCTGTCTGCTGCGACCAAGACGGGCATCcagcccgagctcgtccacttctacgacaaggacgacgcgAGGCTGTGGGTCAACAAGACGCGCGACACGGAGCGCATCGTCCACGCGCCGGTCGAGGTGCCCGACAAGGACGCGAGAGACTACGACTACAATATTATGTTCCGCGACTACAAGGGCCAGTGGCTGTTCAACGACGACCAGACGCCCGTGTCTGAGAACTCGGGCCGAAAGGGCAGCGAGGCCCTCGAGTACTACCGCTACCTGAACGGCGACGTGCCGGGTGCACAGCGCGTTACGCCGTACTACATCAACAGGCCCGAGACGATCGAGTCCGTCTTCTACATGTACCGCCTTACCGGCGACCGCAAGTGGCAGGACAAGGGATGGCACATGTTCCAGTCGTGGATGAAGACTGCCAAGGTGCCCGGCGGCATCTCGTCGGTGCAAAACGTCAACGCCGACAAGATTGTCTACGGCGACAATATGGAGAGCTTCATCTTTGCCGAGACGTTCAAGTACCACTACCTGCTGCAGAGCGAGCCCGACTTTATGAGCCTCGACGACTATGTCCTCAACACCGAGGCGCACCCCTTCatcgcgaccgacgacatCAAGCCCGGCTCGCAGGGCTTCTGGACGCCGCCCGAGACCGAGCCtgacctcggcgtgcgcggccaGGGGACTGACGCGCAAAAGTGGatgcgcgtcgccgagctcggccgatACCGCAGCAGACACAAGCACGCCATCCCCGACAACCTCCCACCTCCCCCGgatcgtcctcctcgtccccaGGGCGGCGGTCGGGTCGCTGGCATGGGTatgggtggaggcggcggcgaccccaACAATCGCCCACAGCCCCCCGCCGACTTCAAGCTCAACCAGTACTAG